The Spodoptera frugiperda isolate SF20-4 chromosome 9, AGI-APGP_CSIRO_Sfru_2.0, whole genome shotgun sequence genome contains a region encoding:
- the LOC126911034 gene encoding uncharacterized protein LOC126911034 — translation MPADIMSNTCRSDNFGKTFVKKSTESEVKSGFLVLLGPGGMRQDVRVVVYRTSLEHFAVIYPRKRVTKPIGVVNLRNTAVEQAESNSGFIVRQKGYDNTISAKFVCSEREVEAWMSAFTSRASPHCVHASLPVLVETEES, via the coding sequence ATGCCAGCGGATATAATGTCAAATACATGTCGCAGTGATAATTTCGGAAaaacttttgtaaaaaaaagtacCGAAAGTGAAGTAAAGTCTGGTTTTTTGGTGCTTTTGGGACCCGGCGGGATGCGCCAGGATGTGAGAGTAGTCGTGTACAGAACCTCGTTGGAGCATTTCGCCGTGATTTATCCTAGGAAGAGGGTGACGAAGCCGATCGGTGTGGTGAACTTGAGGAACACGGCCGTGGAGCAAGCGGAGTCAAACAGCGGCTTCATTGTCCGACAGAAAGGCTATGACAACACAATCTCCGCGAAGTTTGTGTGCTCCGAGCGCGAGGTGGAGGCCTGGATGTCGGCGTTCACGTCGCGAGCGTCGCCACACTGCGTGCACGCTAGTCTCCCGGTCCTGGTGGAAACAGAGGAGAGCTAA
- the LOC118281968 gene encoding uncharacterized protein LOC118281968: MKYKTRRTRNEREQEKMYKLQNIFALILFILFSFAFYLTISFTPLTKEEQMERYNKMTENVEPFRKNLTECARQVKASMADVENFIKRIPQASLQGKCFVACILKRNSIIKNNKISKEHLLEANKAVYGEDSEVMARLKTAVGECTQVVEGIFEVCEYASVFNDCMHIKMEHILDKVTMERRMEAIGKMTSNPDQWNEEEDELLKLVKDEL; encoded by the coding sequence atgaagtatAAAACAAGACGCACGCGAAACGAACGCGAGCAAGAAAAAATGTATAAACTACAGAACATATTTGCATTAATCTTGTTCATACTATTCTCGTTCGCGTTCTATTTAACTATATCCTTCACGCCACTTACAAAGGAAGAGCAAATGGAACGCTATAACAAAATGACAGAAAACGTAGAACCATTCAGGAAGAACTTGACTGAATGTGCGCGGCAGGTCAAAGCTTCAATGGCGGACGTCGAGAACTTCATAAAACGGATCCCTCAGGCCTCCTTGCAAGGGAAATGCTTCGTCGCCTGCATTCTCAAACGAAACTCTATcataaagaacaataaaataagcaaAGAACATTTATTAGAAGCCAATAAAGCTGTTTATGGGGAAGATAGTGAAGTGATGGCTCGTTTAAAGACTGCGGTAGGTGAGTGTACGCAGGTAGTCGAAGGGATATTTGAAGTTTGTGAATATGCGTCGGTTTTCAACGATTGTATGCATATTAAAATGGAGCATATTCTTGATAAGGTGACGATGGAGCGACGTATGGAAGCGATAGGCAAGATGACGTCAAACCCTGACCAATGGAACGAGGAAGAAGATGAACTCTTAAAGCTGGTTAAAGATGAATTATAG